A window of Magnolia sinica isolate HGM2019 chromosome 13, MsV1, whole genome shotgun sequence genomic DNA:
cttcttcttcactttctctGTTACAAGCGACTTTATTCCTTTTTCTTTCACTATTTTCATGCAAGCATTTTCTTAGTTCTTGTTCTCATtgttctctttctcttccttgctAGCAAATGTATCAGAATAACTCGCATATGCTTCTGTATACGATCTTTCATTAGCTAACACTTTATGTTGTACCCTGTCTTTGCAATACTTGAAACACTGGTGTAGGGTAGAAGGTATGATGTCATACTGATGTATCCACGGTCTTCCCAAGAGGAGATTATATATAGTCACTGCATTTATAACATGGCAGACGACATTCGTAGTTAGCTCTCCTATCTCCAGCGTTATCGTGATCTTCCTAAGCGCACATTGTCCGTcatgattaaagccctgtatcatcattccactagggcgtaagtTCAAGCGTTGATAACCTAATTTATTTAGCATTGTTAATGGCAAAAGGTTTACAGTGGACCCGTTATCGAGCATTATCCGTTTTACTTGCTTACCACGAATATGACCCATTATCATCAATGCCTTATTATGTTCCCCATCATAGACTAGGTCTTCATCGGAGAAAGAGATAATCGACAGACAATCTTCTTGCTTCTCACTTTCTAATTTAGTCAGCAACACCTCCCTTATACTTTCATCAGATAAGGATTTAATTAGGCTCTGTCAGGAATCTTCTGACAACTTCAGAGTGTCATAAACACTCAATCGGGCTAGAACACCTTTCAAGTGACTTATAATGTCATAAGTCACTTTCCCTATCTcatttcccttttccttttcacCGTTGTTATCGTTGCTGACATGACTCTTAGCTGCTTCCACCTTTGCTTTTCCATTTTTCGAACTTGGTGGGCTAGCCATCTTCTTCCATGATCGCAAGGTAATTATGGCAACTTTCCCTGATGTTTTTTTATCATTCATCTTTGTCCTCTCCTGATAGTTTTCTCGCAAGGTGAGTACGTTTGTTGTCGCTCTTCtgtccctttctttctctttcctgaCTATTATTCTGCCCTtgtttatcatcctttgtatAATACACTTCAGTGTATAACAAGTTTCTGTCGGGTGCCCTACTAGGTGGTGATAATGACAGAAgtctctttcctttatttttgatGCCTCCTCGGGACGTTTTGATAGCGACAGTTCAATTGTTCCAGTTTTTAGCAACTGATTCATCATGGGGAGTACGTCCTCCTTTTCAAAAGCGAAACCCTAATGAGAATTCAACAGTTGAGGTCTCTTGTCGTAAAACCTCCCTCCGGGCCTACTCAGCTCTTCTCTCCTTTTCGTCCTTTTGCCTTTTACTTCTCTTACTTCCTGGTTCCTCTTTTCGTGATCAACCACATTTGTGATCAACTTTTGAGGTCCTTTTCTAACCATTTCATAATTAAACGTCGGCATCTTCCGAGTCATTAATTCTAGAGCATGCGCTTTTGTAGCCAAGTCGCGGAAGGTTCTGATGTCTACACTGGTGAGACCAAATGCTATTCTGGTTTCCATAGAGTTCAAGCACATTTTCACATGTTCTTCCTCTTCTGGTAATTGCCTGCAAGAAGCTCCtaaggtcttccatctgtctataaatttttccactggctctccttctctctgtcACACTGAAGCTAGTTCCGTGATACTGACATCacgttctgatgagaagaaatttgacatgaacgCGTCTTGCATCTGCTCCCATGTTCTTATCGACCCAGGCGTTAAGCTAGCATACCACCTGAACGCTTTATTCGTTAGAGAAGACCCAAATAATCGGAGACAGTATTGGGGTActgtggagaaattccccatactgGTGATGAAGTGCATCAGGTGTTCTTCTGGCGATCCATCCTCGTTGAACTTCTGAAAGTCCGGATGTTTAAAATTGTTCAGGAAAGGGATATCCTCCACTTCTCTTGGGTATGGTGTACGATATCTAAATCTTCCTGTACCCTCACGTTCTTTCTCTAACCTAACCGCCTCTTCAACGACCTGTCGTACTTCTTCCTGTGTCACCATTCTTGTCATGGGAACAGATCCATGTGACCCTGTCCTCGATAGCTGCGATCCTTCAGGGTGTTGCTCTCTTTCATTCACATTATCAGTCACTAGGGGTGTTGCCATTCGGGCAATATTGTGTGCAAGAGTTGTCaaggcttctctgagatttctgTATTCTTCCATTAGTGCTCTTTGTGCGTCTGCCATTTCATTTGCACGATCCTCCGTAGTTGGTGTATTTTCCTGATTTGTTCCAGCCATGTGCACCATGGCTTCTCCACTCTTCGATGAAGTTGTAGTCGGAGTGGGATAAGAATATATTGACGTAATGGGGCTTATGAAAAGAGGAGAGGATGGGGTTTCATTCGACTTCTCTGTGCCCCTGTGCCATTGATTGATTGGGGCGAAACAGACGCCGGTGAACTTACTAGCAGTGCTTTGCCTTTTTGTTCTTTCGTCCATCTGGCTCTCGGGAAATCACGCGACGTCAACTGTGGAACTGTTCGCTCAGGGTATAGCGCAAGAGGGGCAAGTTCAAGATTTTTTTTGGCGGCATTTCGTGTTATCGGCCCCCCTAACTCTTCTCAGCGGCAAGCTTATTCATCTTGCAATTACATTCTGAGTCTTTGTCCTTCTGTGAGTGACGACGATTCATTCATCTTTTTCTCCTTGTGTTATTGGCGAAGCAGTCACAACTGTAACAACTACCCATGATTCTTGCTTGTCTGCTACCGCTTTACTTTCACTAAGTCCAGTTCGTTTCTCAGCATACTCCACAACAAATCCTGTCGTGGTGAAGTAAAAAATTGTATTCCCTTGAACGGCTGTCATTGATTGGTTGGTTACAATGTTCTTCTTCTCCTATCATTCATATTCACGAAGTAAAGGAAAATTAGTACTTATATTAAATCGttttctattttggagatgaaaggtaggatgttcccattgagagttgccattttggcgcCTTGAAGATATCCAACAGTTGTGATTATCTCCCTTGTAATTCTTAGGTTAACATTCAAGTGAATATGAaaattccccagcagagtcgctattttatttcgaataagaaacaaatgcattttgtttcaaaattttcattcattGAATTGATTACTAGAAGAAGACAAGAAAGACAAtcactttatttatatattctaaGTTCTTCACttccctttctcctttgattccaagtaGAATACTCAGGAATTATAATATACAATCAGTATTTAACACCCAAATTATGCATAAATGTATAAAACATTGAAACATAATGTTGAACGTTGTGCTAGAAGTCATTGTGCATTGTCAAAAGCCACTGTGCGCTGACAGAAGCCATTGTGCACTAGAGGAAGTCGTTATGCGCTAGAGGAAACCGTTGTGTGCATGCTTCTGTTGTGCTCCAGCCCTTGTTGTGAGCCAGCATTGTTATGCACCGCACAACGCCCATTCCGCACAACGGATGCAGAATCTACCTTTCTTCTTCTGGAATTTCTTCTCTCTCCGCAATTGGTTGCTAATGACCCCCTTAGAGGGGTCAAGGGGTATTTATAACTCTCTCACACATGCAAGTATGCCACGTAAGCACTATGCGCTCCCCCTTTGTGCGAACCTGGGTGCGCACTCCCCTTTGTGCGGTCCTCGGTGTGCGCTCTTCTATGTGCGGTCTTCACTGTGCGCTCCAATCATCTACACATAAGGATCATTTTTGCACAATGACCACTTTTCCGTACAATGCTCATTTTTTCCGCACAATGCTCTTTTTGAAAATACTATTTGCAATGCTTCTTCTATTGTCTTCCTcactttttatgcctcaacagtggATTCACCATTAAGGTAGACCTCCGACTGCTGAAAAAATTGGTAAAAACTTGTGGAGTGCTTTCCACCAGCAttgttaacaaacaccactaaacgcTAAGCACATTCCAAATACTACATTAAGTAAAAAATTTCAGGGTTAATAAACAGGTAGTAAGGATTTACAAAAGTTGGTAGATGCCCTAATTTCATGGATGAACAGTTAGTGTACAACGGACAAATAAGACAATTCAAATAAGATGCATTCAACAACCATTTGATTCAATAATATGCTCTATTCATATGTGATTAAATGAATGTTCATCCTCTCTGGCTAGATGTACCTTGTCAATTTAATCGTGGTGTGCATCAAAATGCAAGTTGATGTGTATTAGTATTTATATTAGCTGGTTGTTGGTAGTGGGAGTAGATAGATCGAAGGGGCTCGACCTATCAAGATCTAGTACCAAGACTAAATAAATTAATCCCCTGAC
This region includes:
- the LOC131224234 gene encoding uncharacterized protein LOC131224234 is translated as MDERTKRQSTASKFTGVCFAPINQWHRGTEKSNETPSSPLFISPITSIYSYPTPTTTSSKSGEAMVHMAGTNQENTPTTEDRANEMADAQRALMEEYRNLREALTTLAHNIARMATPLVTDNVNEREQHPEGSQLSRTGSHGSVPMTRMVTQEEVRQVVEEAVRLEKEREGTGRFRYRTPYPREVEDIPFLNNFKHPDFQKFNEDGSPEEHLMHFITSMGNFSTVPQYCLRLFGSSLTNKAFRWYASLTPGSIRTWEQMQDAFMSNFFSSERDVSITELASV